A genomic window from Alkalihalobacillus sp. AL-G includes:
- a CDS encoding HD domain-containing protein, which translates to MDLTRLQQQMSFLLEIDQLKNVLRQTYVSDRSRRENDAEHSWHLAMMALTLEEYANEKNINLLHVIKMLLIHDLVEIDAGDTFAYDNKGYEDKDEREREAADRIFNLLPENQAAHIFDLWEEFEARETPEARFAAALDRLQPMLLNSITKGASWQKHDIRKEQVLKRNAQIAEGSKDLWEYAQAVIEDSVEKGYLKV; encoded by the coding sequence ATGGACTTAACCCGGTTACAGCAGCAAATGTCGTTTTTATTGGAAATTGATCAGTTGAAAAACGTGTTGCGTCAGACGTATGTCTCCGACCGATCTCGTCGGGAAAATGATGCTGAGCATTCGTGGCATTTAGCGATGATGGCCTTAACGCTTGAGGAATATGCGAATGAAAAAAACATCAACCTCCTTCACGTCATTAAAATGCTGCTCATTCATGATCTTGTTGAAATTGATGCAGGAGACACGTTTGCTTATGACAATAAAGGTTATGAAGACAAGGATGAACGTGAGCGGGAAGCGGCGGATCGCATATTTAATCTGCTGCCGGAGAATCAGGCTGCGCACATTTTTGATTTGTGGGAGGAGTTCGAAGCTCGCGAAACGCCAGAGGCAAGGTTTGCGGCAGCTCTGGATCGGTTACAGCCAATGCTATTGAATTCGATTACAAAAGGTGCATCCTGGCAAAAACACGATATTCGTAAGGAACAAGTCCTGAAGCGGAATGCTCAAATTGCAGAGGGTTCAAAGGATCTTTGGGAATACGCGCAAGCTGTCATTGAGGATTCAGTGGAAAAAGGATATTTGAAGGTTTGA